The following is a genomic window from Triplophysa rosa linkage group LG11, Trosa_1v2, whole genome shotgun sequence.
GTTcattgcaaaaacagataactccatTAAAGAAATCGTGTTTTTTACTGTGCGttccagttaatatcaatcaaatggttgttttgattaataataataaaaaatagcagttgggttgttttgattaataataactataaaaatacagcttactAACGCAATAAAAACGCAATGAAAATatgacaacacaataaaaattgtttttaatttttttaatggattttgcaaatgaactcttcaaaaataatattatttatttaataaatgatacaatttgtttattaatttattaattgcaATGTAAAAAAGTCACGCTTACATTGGTAAATAAACcatgtctgtgtgtttacaGCCCTTGCTGTCACAAGTGAGACCTATTTCAACGCTTTGGCGAAGATGGGTGAACAAGCCATGCAAAGTATGTCCTCACGTTTGCTGGGTAAGCGTTGTCACTTATTATCTCATTCTTCTGCACTTCTTTCACATATAAATTGACAGCACGACACTTTTATCTGTCCAAAGATGTTAGATACACTGTTCTGTACTtttcaccacacacacatacatactcaaaaaaacaatgaatttccGATACTGTTCACTTcatttaaacaattcattttgttttaacaccattgtattaggttttatgttcaaacacaattgcattgtgttaaacggACTAAAAACAGCAATGCTTTGGCTTAActaaatgttaacattttaaattaacatgtttcaatcaagtagatcaaaacaatatttaatgctTGTTCAATTGACTGaaataaatcaagttaacacaacacaattgTTTTGAGCCAATTTAATCCATTTGAGTTGAGATAGCccatataaattgtatttttagttgTATTAAAGTAGAGTTATAGAAACTCGGAACAGGTTTTccacttcccatcatgctttgcacgGGGCTGAATagggagagtaaaagttgcaataaaatgttatttatacatcttttatcaaaatgagaaaatatcTAACCTTAAACTAACTTATTACTCATTCATTAAGTATTTGAGTAGAGATAACAAATTTTTGTTGTGTGGAACCAGTCCGTAATTTaattaagtaagtttaaagTATAATATTTTCAGTGACACAGAGAAGTTTTGCGTTTTTATTGAAGGTGATAAACTGGGAGGGAGCTTGTgtccttcacacacacaaattgtACTTTACTCCTAAACGTACTTTGTTCCTGGATCACAAATGTGTTTTGGCAGACATTTCCCTGCGGTTTAATCAAACCATTCCATTATATACATATCAATGATGCTTTTATTGCTATAAATAATTTTTGATgaggatagagagagagagatgatgtgCATGCTCAGAGTGTGTGTACGTTGTAGGGTAAATATCAGGTAACTGTGCTTAATctgtgattttaaataataaatgatgatCGACACATGATGACGATCAGCCTGACAATGTGTGCTTATCCTTTAGCAGCATAAAATCTCAATTTGAACAAATACAAAGTATATGCTTTCtcactttacattttaatttcaagACATTTCAGAGAGTGACTCTTAACTCATGGAGATCCACAGCACTTTACATTTTGCATTCTCATCTGACACACCCAGGTGTATTACAAAATCTGTAGTGCTGTGGGTCTGGAATTGAGAAGTGATTTAGTCCGtctattaaattgtttttcttgTGAGGGCTGTTGGCTGGTCACCACAGTGTTATTTCAGATTTTACTATCCATGTGGTGACATGGTCCCTATGCAGACAAAACTTGCAACTCCCCATACACACAGACAacaaaatagaatagaatagatgtTATGGGTTTACATACAGGATAAAacctgactgtgtgtgtgtgtgtgtgtgtgtgtgtgtgtgtgtgtgtgtgttttgcaggtGATGTATTGATACAGATCTCTGAGAATCAGAGGAGACTCACCAGTGAACTGGAGGGAGTGGTGTGTAACCCGCTCTCTCTCTTATTCTCTGGTTAACCATCTCTCAATATCCTCTGCTTACGTGTCTTTGTTGACAGTTATTGACTGTCTTTATGGCCAAACCTATGTTTGATCAGTCACTGTCTCTGTGTGTGATGTAGTTCCGTTGGTTTCACTCTGAGGTCCTGCAGGAGATGGAGCACAACGTCAGGTTGGATAAAGAGTACATATTAGTGAGTTTTAGatctaaaatacttttatatATTGAAACTTTTCAATACATCAATAGTACAAAAcctgcatgttttaataaatccaGCCATCGTTGTTTTTATGAATGAACTCTAAGAGCAGACCAATGGCCATTGTTAACGACTACTTTATCAAAACTTGAAAGAAGTAACATCGACTAAACAGCATGAAGCCGAATATTAAAAAGCAAacatatttattgattttttgaTTCATGTTCTCCTCCAGGCCAGCAGGAGGCAATATGATATGGAGGTGAGAAACCAGGCAACTGCACTGGAGAGGCAAATGAGGAGAGGGGTTCCACAGGTGAGAGCGCTTTCCCGACTAATGCACTTGTGGTCTTGATTTACCCTATGATGTCAATGGTGTCCACAGGACCAAAGGTTGTCTTATTTATCATATTATAATTCAGTAAGGGTGCTcatgaacaacttgaggtttgGGCACATTGCTGGTATTTTATGCTGCGTTGTTCACAGGGATGGAACCAACAACCTTCTGGTTGCAAGTTCTGGGCTGCAGATGCCAGAAGGATCGAATCTTTACATCTTGACCCCTAGAAAACTTCCATTTTGTGTGCAATATGCATCAGATGCAATGCTGAATAGGCTGGAACTAGTTTGTATATTTACACAGACCATGTATCACAAAGATGATGGTGATGAGCAACTTTTTTAAGACAGATGGCAGAAGAACATTATCACTCACGATGGTgcaataaaacacagaaaaagaatgATGATTACATTGgtaatgatgtgtgtgtgtgtgtgtgtgtgtgtgtgtgtgtaggacgGCGGTGAATATGTGCGTTTTCTGAGGGAAAGTCAAAAAGAGGCGTTAAGGGAGGAGGAAAGAAGATATCGATTCCTGGCAGAGAAACACTGCGGTCTCACAAAGTCTATTGCCTATCTCATGAACAAGGTTAATATTGTCATTATTTTTATGAGTGACTGTATCAACCAGCTGCTTAATAGTGTCTCAGTGCTTTGAGACATAATCAAGGTGATACCAACAGATGTTCAcgcattgtattttttattactttgaaACATTATAAAACCAGTTTTGCTTTATGCTTTTCGGATCAATCttttataatactttttaataCCTGCTGAAAATTTGTGGTTTTGTTTAGccatttttaaagcaaaattaaCTGTTTTCCTCCCACAGACAGGGGGCACTCTTCAGAGCAGATCGGAGGGGTGGAAAGATCTGGTGAATCACACAAGAGAATCTCGTCCACGCACTCCTTCACGACTAGATGATAATGTGGTGCGCAAAAAAAGAATAACATAATATGCTTATACAGTTTAGCGATCATTACACTAAAATATGATTCATTGTTGTTGTCACTGTGCTTGTTTGATGATTCTCATAACCGTCTACAGCGCCTCTTCGAAAATCCATCAAATCATGTAAactcaaatcaatatttaatgtccatttattttatttatttggtaagTAGTAATACACCGAATAATGTACAGTCTGTCATTACCCTGTTTGGATTTATTTTGCAGTAACGTCCATCAGACTCTACATTATCcttaatgtatttaataacccttaaaggtccagtgtgtgaaattttcagcactacggtggctgacacagaactaagatgtcgtcacatttttgcttctttgccgaaggagataacgtatttacaaacgcgctctgtagagcagtttgtccatttagggctcctgtagaaacaacatggtgaattccatgtaaggggtgtatgtagatagaaatagctcattctgaggtaataaaaaaacataacgcttcattgtgtaaggtctttttacacctctgaagacatagtgtacattatgttgcatttctgtcaagatcctccaaaaaattacagactggacctttaaaggggtgatatgacacggctaaaacgaatattatcgtttgttttagatgtaatgcaatgtgtgtacacgatttaaggttaaaaaacgctgtattttccacataccgtgcatgtttgtatctcctctttgcctctctgcctctctgaaacaagcagattttttacaaagctcatcgctctgaaaagcgaggtgagctatgattggccagttaaccagtgcgtagtgataggtcgaatactgcaagcgtgtgacagaaatgtaacgcctcttaccataattggaacatcaggttccaaagcaattgtactgacaggtacacccaccttacttacgtatactttgggcggtcttagtcaaatcataccacgaactgacgtagatttgtgggggtgtggttacaagaggcgtttcaggcaggtctgggtgagcattcgcttttagatagaatgcatcttttgttccgacactttcatttttgcagttttacgtgtctaatacatgcatgggcaacttaacaaactaaagacacagaaaaacaagtattcgcgccatatgacccctttaaggtttTAGAGTATAATGtagtcatttctttttttattcccCTTTACAGTTTGTTGATGGTGTTAATCGTTTGGCAGAGCCGCTGGGCAGAGTTCCCTCAAGAGGTGAGTTGGTCTTATGACATCTGCAGAAACATCTAACATGACAAACCATAATCTTTCACTAATTTGTAATCAAAACCAGCTTTGCTAATGACAAATAATCATCCCCCCATTTTAAATCGAAGGCCCGTCCCCTCAGCCCAGTCGTTCAAACTCCATCTCAGGATTGACTGGAGGAAGAGTGATGCGAGCGCTGGTGTCTCACCCTGCCGCAGCAAACCCCACCCTCCTGCCGTTCAACCGGGGAGAAACCATAAGTTTACTTGTTCAAGAGCCAAGGAACGGCTGGCTGTATGGCCGGTGTGATAGTTCAGGACGGTGAGTGCTTTTCACACACTGTTCTTTAGCACTAGACTTTATGGTGTAGTGACTATAAATCTGGGCTGGTTCAAATCTTAGGACAAAATAAGACCTGGAGAATTTTTGTGCTCTCCCATTTTCACTGTACCGTTGGAACAGTAATGTGAGTGTGATGGTTTAAAAACACAGACTATTGTTTCCTCTGTTAATGACCACGTCAGACTGACCACCAGATTTTGTTTCACGTTCATTCAATCCTTTCGCTTTCTGTATTGTTCAGGCAGGGCTGGTTCCCAGCTGCTTATGTAGGTCCCGCAGACGAGCCACCTGGACCACCTGCCCCCAGGTAAACTGATACTGCACATTTCCCAACACCAGGTGCTTCACTTTAAACCCGTGACCTTTGACATCTGTGTCTGTCGCTGTACAATAGCAGCTCTCTTAGAGGCAGAAGCAGTATGAGTAACCTCTTCGACCAACCAAAGAGCAGCAGCCACTACGTGGCTCCGCCCCCACCGCCTCCTCCACCTCAATCAACCAAATCCAGCATGTCACGGCCAGTGACGCCCACCCATTCAGAAAACAAAGTAAGACCACAAACGCTATTCACAAACGACTTTCCTTCACTCGTGTGACAGTTCAAGATATtcaatgcaaaataataaaaattaaagaGGGCTTGATTTTATACTTCAGGCATTTTTTGAAGGGATTGAAGGACTAAGTGGGATTTTTTGTTGTCAGCCATAAGGAATGTTGCAATTTGATGACAGATTATGCAGACAAACATATCTTTCTTTGAAATAAGATGAACTGATGATTATTTACAGAAGGAGAAAGTAAATAGGCTCTGTTTTGATTTCATGATGACTAAATGTTAAATGTCAGTTCCTCACTATGGCCAGCAGGGGCACTGTGGTAAATTTCTTCTCTCCATGACACCTCATCCGTCATTCTGGTGGTTACAAGGGGGCAGCTCTTTCTGCTGATggtctgtgagtgtgtgtgtgtgtgtgtgtgtgtgtgtgtgtgtgtgtgtgtgtgtgcgtgtgtgtgtgtgtgtgtgtgtgtgtgtgtgttcatgtttgtatatcccggtggggacctaaacctgaacgcacaccaacacatgggggaccaaaattgaggtccccatgggcaaaaaagcttataaattgtacagaacaatacttttttaaaatctaaaaatgcaaaaagttttctatgatctttaggtttaggggttgggttagggataggggatagaatatacagtttgtacagtataaaaaacattacgcctatgtactgtccccacggagatagtaaaccagacatgtgtgtgtgcatgtgtgtgtgtg
Proteins encoded in this region:
- the baiap2l2a gene encoding brain-specific angiogenesis inhibitor 1-associated protein 2-like protein 2 isoform X2, giving the protein MLTTDLSFVPSYIFFVYIAQNIMEQFNPGMQKLAALGNGYIQAFQALAVTSETYFNALAKMGEQAMQSMSSRLLGDVLIQISENQRRLTSELEGVFRWFHSEVLQEMEHNVRLDKEYILASRRQYDMEVRNQATALERQMRRGVPQDGGEYVRFLRESQKEALREEERRYRFLAEKHCGLTKSIAYLMNKTGGTLQSRSEGWKDLVNHTRESRPRTPSRLDDNVFVDGVNRLAEPLGRVPSRGPSPQPSRSNSISGLTGGRVMRALVSHPAAANPTLLPFNRGETISLLVQEPRNGWLYGRCDSSGRQGWFPAAYVGPADEPPGPPAPSSLRGRSSMSNLFDQPKSSSHYVAPPPPPPPPQSTKSSMSRPVTPTHSENKRQQENFGSQPELFPRGTNPFATVKLKPTKTNDRSDPRV
- the baiap2l2a gene encoding brain-specific angiogenesis inhibitor 1-associated protein 2-like protein 2 isoform X1 — encoded protein: MLTTDLSFVPSYIFFVYIAQNIMEQFNPGMQKLAALGNGYIQAFQALAVTSETYFNALAKMGEQAMQSMSSRLLGDVLIQISENQRRLTSELEGVFRWFHSEVLQEMEHNVRLDKEYILASRRQYDMEVRNQATALERQMRRGVPQDGGEYVRFLRESQKEALREEERRYRFLAEKHCGLTKSIAYLMNKTGGTLQSRSEGWKDLVNHTRESRPRTPSRLDDNVFVDGVNRLAEPLGRVPSRGPSPQPSRSNSISGLTGGRVMRALVSHPAAANPTLLPFNRGETISLLVQEPRNGWLYGRCDSSGRQGWFPAAYVGPADEPPGPPAPSSSLRGRSSMSNLFDQPKSSSHYVAPPPPPPPPQSTKSSMSRPVTPTHSENKRQQENFGSQPELFPRGTNPFATVKLKPTKTNDRSDPRV
- the baiap2l2a gene encoding brain-specific angiogenesis inhibitor 1-associated protein 2-like protein 2 isoform X3 is translated as MSAQNSDQLHRSTLGIYTNIMEQFNPGMQKLAALGNGYIQAFQALAVTSETYFNALAKMGEQAMQSMSSRLLGDVLIQISENQRRLTSELEGVFRWFHSEVLQEMEHNVRLDKEYILASRRQYDMEVRNQATALERQMRRGVPQDGGEYVRFLRESQKEALREEERRYRFLAEKHCGLTKSIAYLMNKTGGTLQSRSEGWKDLVNHTRESRPRTPSRLDDNVFVDGVNRLAEPLGRVPSRGPSPQPSRSNSISGLTGGRVMRALVSHPAAANPTLLPFNRGETISLLVQEPRNGWLYGRCDSSGRQGWFPAAYVGPADEPPGPPAPSSSLRGRSSMSNLFDQPKSSSHYVAPPPPPPPPQSTKSSMSRPVTPTHSENKRQQENFGSQPELFPRGTNPFATVKLKPTKTNDRSDPRV